Proteins from a genomic interval of Stenotrophomonas maltophilia:
- a CDS encoding DUF2231 domain-containing protein encodes MVNPLAQAHRGLGTTLFSLLNPIPFGFFVGALIFDAIYLNNAEVMWGKAAAWLITFGLLIAILPRLINLFAVWRRNGTATRIDRIDFFLNLVAVVLAIWNAFVHSRDAYAVAVPGTILSALTVALIALGLILLSLQPPVLRGGRHG; translated from the coding sequence ATGGTCAATCCGCTCGCCCAGGCCCATCGCGGCCTTGGCACTACGCTGTTCAGCCTGTTGAACCCCATACCCTTCGGCTTCTTCGTCGGCGCCTTGATCTTCGATGCGATCTACCTCAACAACGCCGAGGTGATGTGGGGCAAGGCTGCGGCCTGGCTGATCACCTTCGGCCTGCTGATCGCCATCCTGCCGCGCCTGATCAACCTGTTCGCGGTCTGGCGCCGTAACGGCACCGCTACCCGCATCGACCGCATCGACTTCTTCCTCAACCTGGTCGCGGTCGTGCTGGCCATCTGGAATGCCTTCGTGCACAGCCGCGATGCCTATGCCGTCGCGGTGCCGGGTACGATCCTGTCGGCGCTGACCGTGGCCCTGATCGCCCTGGGCCTGATCCTGCTGTCACTGCAGCCGCCGGTGCTGCGGGGAGGTCGTCATGGCTAA
- a CDS encoding S8 family serine peptidase, giving the protein MKRHTQRSAPPRSARLALATALVLGSLAVTAQAQQADPLAGRQWHLLNTGQAVLGDTRPVAGNDLNVDGLFRNGIRGQGVTIAIVDDGLQIAHPDLAANIAAVAGKNFANGSNNPTPPDPDVDNHGTMVGGIAGAVGANNLGVRGVAPAATLKGFNPISRAAQGNQQSNIEYAWWDGAESADVQVFNNSWGAGPGNPNLPFAYSQNDITAYEQALSGTRGGRGGIYVKAAGNNFDNAAINQFQDVCTNDTKNRRTGCVPAGRDPRNNLFNVITVAAVRADGVRSSYSSTGSALWVSGFGGENGWQRQVVPGQLAIRYDPAILTTDVTGCAQGSNKNSSLRNTLDGDQSAIDSTCNYTGKMNGTSAATPMVSGVAALVLETNPNLSYRDVKYILATTATRNDPNQAAVTHSDGRVLVPGWTVNAAGRAYSNWYGFGVVNAARAVQVAENFQSLGALVDSGWRNTTRTVAIGNTSAAAARLTFQLANGARNIESVQLGFRVSHTNTRQLQFVLISPSGTRSVVQPAFTAIGSGTGGVQRNFTSWDLLSSNAFLDENASGTWTLEVTDLGQAANAASRGNLEFFKIRVLGH; this is encoded by the coding sequence ATGAAGCGACACACGCAACGCTCCGCGCCACCGCGCTCCGCGCGCCTGGCCCTTGCCACTGCCCTGGTGCTGGGCAGCCTGGCCGTCACCGCCCAGGCCCAGCAGGCTGACCCGCTGGCCGGACGCCAGTGGCACCTGCTCAACACCGGACAAGCCGTGCTGGGCGATACCCGGCCTGTGGCCGGCAACGATCTGAACGTGGACGGGCTGTTCCGCAACGGCATCCGCGGCCAGGGCGTCACCATCGCCATCGTCGATGATGGCCTGCAGATCGCACACCCGGACCTGGCTGCCAACATCGCGGCAGTCGCAGGCAAGAACTTCGCCAACGGTTCCAACAATCCGACGCCGCCTGATCCCGACGTCGACAACCACGGCACCATGGTCGGTGGCATCGCCGGCGCGGTCGGGGCCAACAATCTGGGCGTGCGCGGCGTGGCTCCGGCAGCGACGCTGAAAGGGTTCAACCCGATTTCGAGGGCTGCCCAGGGCAACCAGCAGAGCAACATCGAATATGCCTGGTGGGACGGTGCCGAATCGGCGGATGTACAGGTCTTCAACAACAGCTGGGGCGCAGGCCCTGGCAATCCAAACCTGCCGTTCGCATACAGCCAGAATGACATCACCGCCTACGAGCAGGCCTTGTCAGGCACCCGCGGTGGCCGCGGCGGCATCTATGTGAAGGCAGCGGGCAACAACTTCGACAATGCTGCGATCAACCAGTTCCAGGACGTCTGCACCAACGACACCAAGAACCGCAGGACCGGCTGTGTTCCGGCTGGCCGCGATCCACGCAACAACCTGTTCAACGTGATCACCGTGGCTGCGGTGCGTGCCGACGGTGTCCGCTCCTCGTACTCGTCCACCGGCTCGGCACTGTGGGTGTCCGGCTTCGGCGGTGAGAACGGCTGGCAGCGGCAGGTCGTGCCGGGGCAGCTGGCGATCCGCTACGATCCCGCCATCCTCACCACCGACGTCACCGGCTGCGCTCAAGGCAGCAACAAGAACAGCAGCCTGCGGAACACCCTGGACGGCGACCAGTCGGCCATCGACAGCACCTGCAACTACACCGGCAAGATGAACGGCACCTCGGCCGCCACGCCGATGGTGTCGGGTGTCGCGGCACTGGTGCTGGAAACCAACCCGAACCTGTCCTACCGCGATGTGAAGTACATCCTGGCCACCACGGCCACCCGCAACGACCCGAACCAGGCGGCAGTGACCCATTCCGACGGCCGCGTGCTGGTGCCCGGGTGGACAGTGAACGCCGCCGGCCGCGCCTACAGCAACTGGTACGGCTTCGGCGTGGTCAATGCCGCGCGTGCAGTGCAGGTGGCGGAGAACTTCCAGTCGCTGGGTGCGCTGGTAGACAGCGGCTGGCGCAATACGACGCGCACCGTGGCCATCGGCAATACCTCGGCGGCCGCCGCACGCCTCACCTTCCAGCTGGCCAACGGCGCGCGCAACATCGAAAGCGTGCAGCTCGGCTTCCGCGTCAGCCACACCAACACCCGCCAGCTGCAGTTCGTGCTGATCTCGCCCAGTGGCACCCGCAGCGTGGTGCAGCCGGCTTTCACTGCGATCGGCTCGGGTACCGGTGGCGTGCAGCGCAACTTCACCAGCTGGGACCTGTTGTCCAGCAATGCCTTCCTGGATGAGAACGCCAGCGGCACCTGGACACTGGAAGTGACCGACCTGGGGCAGGCCGCGAACGCTGCATCGCGTGGCAACCTCGAATTCTTCAAGATCCGCGTTCTGGGGCACTGA
- a CDS encoding S8 family serine peptidase, which yields MMKTTILLSTLALAAMTTTTWAQSSGQTPPDKTLSTVDAQALKAAATGRSFDVGGSRFQLAPSATVQQASGGQFKITQGSAASAPAAGTRSKRSTDAASGATARLDAGASKFAAAVSNDGAPVVATSRVKVFFTDAASAQRAATATGGTVVKVSKASGRAIVEYPSVNAALDATTKLLSTAGIKAAEPDVVQWEESK from the coding sequence ATGATGAAGACGACCATTCTGTTGAGCACCCTCGCCCTCGCGGCGATGACCACCACCACCTGGGCCCAGAGTTCGGGCCAGACGCCGCCAGACAAGACCCTTTCGACCGTGGATGCACAGGCGCTGAAAGCGGCAGCCACCGGCCGTTCGTTCGATGTGGGCGGCTCACGCTTCCAGCTGGCGCCTTCGGCGACCGTGCAGCAGGCCAGCGGGGGTCAGTTCAAGATCACCCAGGGCAGCGCTGCCAGCGCACCTGCAGCGGGCACCCGCAGCAAGCGCTCTACCGATGCCGCGTCGGGCGCGACCGCACGCCTGGATGCCGGAGCCAGCAAGTTCGCCGCCGCCGTCTCCAACGATGGCGCACCGGTAGTGGCGACCTCGCGGGTCAAGGTGTTCTTCACCGATGCGGCCTCGGCCCAGCGTGCAGCCACCGCCACCGGCGGCACCGTGGTGAAGGTATCCAAGGCCTCGGGCCGCGCGATTGTGGAGTACCCGTCGGTGAATGCGGCGCTGGATGCGACCACCAAGCTGCTGTCGACCGCCGGCATCAAGGCGGCCGAGCCGGACGTGGTGCAGTGGGAAGAATCCAAGTAA
- a CDS encoding SCO family protein, translating into MRLAVVARSLLSPRFRLPLLAGLAVGLLTGCSAQSRMDFYSKDIACEELGQHWSMPDSHGTVRGPKDLQGQVTYLFFGFTSCPDVCPTTMVELSQVKHLMGKDADQLQVVFVSVDPARDTPEVARTYVEAFDPKAIALVGNEAQLAAMASDFKAFYEKEPGQVPETYTMSHIAGGYVFDRQGRLRLFAPYGMPVEKLFSDVQRLLLEPAHPAAGNDALASCSRKHSDTLAAR; encoded by the coding sequence ATGCGTCTTGCCGTTGTTGCCCGTTCGTTGCTCTCTCCCCGTTTCCGCCTGCCGCTGCTGGCCGGACTGGCCGTCGGCCTGCTGACCGGCTGCAGCGCGCAGTCGCGCATGGACTTCTACTCCAAGGACATCGCCTGCGAAGAGCTCGGCCAGCATTGGTCGATGCCCGACAGCCACGGCACCGTGCGTGGCCCGAAGGACCTGCAGGGGCAGGTGACCTATCTGTTCTTCGGTTTCACCAGCTGCCCGGACGTGTGCCCGACCACGATGGTCGAGCTGAGCCAGGTCAAGCATCTGATGGGCAAGGATGCCGACCAGCTGCAGGTGGTGTTCGTCAGCGTCGACCCGGCCCGCGACACACCCGAGGTTGCGCGCACCTATGTGGAAGCCTTCGACCCCAAGGCGATCGCACTGGTCGGCAACGAAGCACAACTGGCCGCGATGGCCAGCGACTTCAAGGCGTTCTACGAGAAGGAACCCGGCCAGGTGCCGGAGACCTACACCATGAGCCATATCGCGGGCGGTTACGTGTTCGACCGCCAGGGCCGCCTGCGCCTGTTCGCGCCCTACGGCATGCCGGTGGAGAAGCTGTTCTCCGACGTGCAGCGCCTGCTGCTGGAACCGGCTCATCCAGCCGCCGGCAACGACGCACTGGCCAGCTGCAGCCGCAAGCACAGCGACACGCTCGCCGCCCGGTAA
- the cyoD gene encoding cytochrome o ubiquinol oxidase subunit IV — MAHVETSRAGNAHGSTKSYLIGFVLCALLTVVPFALVMNPVLSRPLTLFLLVGFAVAQILVQLVYFLHMDRKSEGGWNLASFVFTLVILFIIVALSVWIIWSMHYHMMIN; from the coding sequence ATGGCCCACGTCGAAACCTCGCGCGCCGGCAATGCGCACGGCTCCACCAAGTCCTACCTGATCGGCTTCGTGCTGTGCGCGCTGCTGACCGTGGTGCCGTTCGCACTGGTGATGAACCCGGTGCTGTCGCGGCCGCTCACGCTGTTCCTGCTGGTCGGCTTCGCGGTGGCGCAGATCCTGGTGCAGCTGGTCTATTTCCTGCACATGGACCGCAAGTCCGAAGGTGGCTGGAACCTGGCCAGCTTCGTGTTCACCCTGGTGATCCTGTTCATCATCGTCGCGTTGTCGGTGTGGATCATCTGGAGCATGCACTACCACATGATGATCAACTGA
- the cyoC gene encoding cytochrome o ubiquinol oxidase subunit III: MNLLTRPELASDTQAHEDHHEHDHGHEQGGMKVFGMWVYLMSDLVLFGSLFASYAVLSTAYAGGPTGKDLFSLPFVMAETFLLLVSSITYGQAVLAMHRHDTSAVLRWLGVTFVLGASFIGMEIYEFSHLLHEGAGPSTSAYLSAFFALVATHGLHVASGLIWMAVVMHQVYRRGLTPTNITRVSCLSLFWHFLDLVWICVFTFVYLIGAF, translated from the coding sequence ATGAATCTGTTGACCCGCCCCGAGCTGGCCAGCGACACGCAGGCGCACGAAGACCACCACGAGCACGACCACGGCCACGAACAGGGCGGCATGAAGGTGTTCGGCATGTGGGTCTACCTCATGTCCGACCTGGTGCTGTTCGGTTCGCTGTTCGCCTCGTACGCAGTGCTCAGCACTGCCTACGCCGGCGGCCCCACCGGCAAGGACCTGTTCTCGCTGCCGTTCGTGATGGCCGAGACCTTCCTGCTGCTGGTCTCCAGCATCACCTACGGCCAGGCCGTGCTGGCGATGCATCGCCACGACACCTCGGCGGTGCTGCGCTGGCTGGGCGTGACCTTCGTGCTCGGTGCCTCGTTCATCGGCATGGAGATCTACGAGTTCTCGCACCTGCTCCACGAAGGCGCAGGCCCGAGCACCAGTGCCTACCTGTCGGCGTTCTTCGCGCTGGTCGCCACCCACGGCCTGCACGTCGCCAGTGGCCTGATCTGGATGGCGGTTGTCATGCACCAGGTCTACCGCCGTGGCCTGACCCCGACCAACATCACCCGCGTGTCGTGCCTGAGCCTGTTCTGGCACTTCCTGGACCTGGTGTGGATCTGCGTCTTCACCTTCGTCTACCTGATCGGAGCCTTCTGA
- the cyoB gene encoding cytochrome o ubiquinol oxidase subunit I has product MLGKLTWEAVPLHEPIVVVTLAAMVLGGLALLGAVTYFKLWGPLWRDWFTTVDHKKIGIMYVVVALVMLVRGFADALMMRAQLAAAGPGSDGFLPPEHYDQIFTAHGVIMIFFVATPFVVGLMNIIVPLQIGARDMAFPFLNAFSFWIFVVGAALMMISLGVGEFAMTGWVAYPPLSGIEFSPGVGVDYYIWALQASGVGTLLTGVNLFITILRMRAPGMTLMKMPVFTWTVLVTSVIIIAAFPILTVALGALTLDRYLDFNFYTNTLGGNPMMYVNLVWAWGHPEVYILVLPAFGIFSEVTATFARKKLFGYKSMVGATLAIGILSFIVWLHHFFTMGSGASVNAFFGIMTMIIAIPTGVKIFTWLFTMYGGRVEFSVPMLWTIAFLVTFTIGGMTGVLLAIPGADFLLHNSLFLVAHFHNTIIGGALFGYLAGFAYWFPKVFGFTLNERLGKWSFACWVIGFYLAFMPLYMLGFMGMTRRMNQYDNPAWTPYLIAAFIGALFVFAGIILMLVQIYVSVRDRKRNLDLTGDPWNARTLEWATPSPPPFYNFAVVPKADELDAFHEAKKRGLPPPPKKYAPIHMPKNTGVPLILNIWILVLCFALVWHIWWMAAASFIAMIVTLIVRSYDEDVDYYVSSEEVARTEAANLAKLKEVRA; this is encoded by the coding sequence ATGTTGGGTAAATTGACGTGGGAGGCCGTGCCGCTGCACGAGCCGATCGTCGTGGTCACATTGGCGGCCATGGTGCTGGGCGGCCTCGCGCTGCTTGGCGCGGTGACGTACTTCAAGCTGTGGGGCCCGCTGTGGCGCGACTGGTTCACCACCGTGGACCACAAGAAGATCGGCATCATGTACGTGGTGGTGGCGCTGGTCATGCTGGTGCGTGGCTTCGCCGATGCGCTGATGATGCGCGCGCAGCTGGCGGCAGCCGGGCCGGGCAGTGATGGCTTCCTGCCGCCCGAGCACTACGACCAGATCTTCACCGCGCACGGCGTGATCATGATCTTCTTCGTGGCCACCCCGTTCGTGGTCGGCCTGATGAACATCATCGTGCCGCTGCAGATCGGCGCGCGTGACATGGCGTTCCCGTTCCTCAACGCCTTCAGCTTCTGGATCTTCGTGGTCGGCGCAGCGCTGATGATGATCTCGCTGGGCGTTGGCGAATTCGCCATGACCGGTTGGGTCGCCTATCCGCCGCTGTCGGGCATCGAGTTCAGTCCAGGCGTGGGTGTCGATTACTACATCTGGGCATTGCAGGCGTCCGGCGTCGGCACATTGCTGACTGGCGTCAACCTGTTCATCACCATCCTGCGCATGCGTGCGCCGGGCATGACCCTGATGAAGATGCCGGTGTTCACCTGGACCGTGCTGGTCACCAGCGTGATCATCATCGCCGCCTTCCCGATCCTGACCGTGGCGCTGGGTGCGCTCACCCTGGACCGCTACCTGGACTTCAACTTCTACACCAACACGTTGGGTGGCAACCCGATGATGTACGTGAACCTGGTGTGGGCCTGGGGCCATCCGGAGGTGTACATCCTGGTGCTGCCGGCGTTCGGCATCTTCTCCGAAGTGACTGCCACGTTCGCGCGCAAGAAGCTGTTCGGCTACAAGTCGATGGTGGGTGCCACGCTGGCGATCGGCATCCTGTCGTTCATCGTATGGCTGCACCACTTCTTCACCATGGGCTCGGGTGCCAGCGTCAATGCCTTCTTCGGCATCATGACGATGATCATCGCCATCCCCACCGGCGTGAAGATCTTCACCTGGCTGTTCACCATGTATGGCGGTCGCGTCGAGTTCAGCGTCCCGATGCTGTGGACGATCGCCTTCCTGGTCACCTTCACCATCGGTGGCATGACCGGCGTGCTGCTGGCCATCCCGGGCGCGGACTTCCTGCTGCACAACAGCCTGTTCCTGGTCGCGCACTTCCACAACACCATCATCGGTGGCGCGCTGTTCGGCTACCTGGCCGGCTTCGCCTACTGGTTCCCGAAGGTGTTCGGCTTCACTCTCAACGAGCGCCTCGGCAAGTGGTCGTTCGCCTGCTGGGTGATCGGCTTCTACCTGGCCTTCATGCCGCTGTACATGCTGGGCTTCATGGGCATGACCCGCCGCATGAACCAGTACGACAACCCGGCGTGGACGCCGTACCTGATCGCCGCCTTCATCGGTGCGCTGTTCGTGTTCGCGGGCATCATCCTGATGCTGGTGCAGATCTACGTGAGCGTGCGCGACCGCAAGCGCAACCTGGACCTGACCGGCGACCCGTGGAATGCGCGCACGCTGGAATGGGCCACGCCGTCGCCGCCGCCGTTCTACAACTTCGCCGTGGTGCCCAAGGCCGATGAGCTGGACGCCTTCCACGAAGCGAAGAAGCGCGGCCTGCCGCCGCCGCCGAAGAAGTACGCACCGATCCACATGCCGAAGAACACCGGCGTGCCGCTGATCCTCAACATCTGGATCCTGGTGCTGTGCTTCGCCCTGGTCTGGCACATCTGGTGGATGGCCGCGGCCAGCTTCATCGCGATGATCGTCACCCTGATCGTGCGGTCCTACGACGAGGACGTGGACTACTACGTCAGTTCCGAAGAGGTGGCGCGCACCGAAGCGGCCAACCTTGCCAAGCTGAAGGAGGTACGCGCATGA
- the cyoA gene encoding ubiquinol oxidase subunit II produces MNICWNRIRLALVALACVGLSGCDWVLLDSKGMVGLAQRDLILICIGLMLIVVIPAIVLTFVFAWRYRAGNTKAKYMPDWSHSTKVEIVVWGVPLIIIAVLAVIVWKSTHELDPYKPLDVAGEPLHVDVIATDWKWVFVYPDLGIATVNQLNFPANRPLAFNITSNSTMNTFFIPQLGGQIYAMAGMRTQLHLIANEPGQFRGMSGNYSGHGFSNMKFIATASSNEDFERWVAEVRSAPDALSFTQFKALAAPSKNAPVQHFSSVEPLLFKKVIDQFIGVGENTAAATPAGAAGGAQVSQE; encoded by the coding sequence ATGAATATCTGCTGGAACCGCATCCGCCTGGCGCTGGTCGCCCTGGCCTGCGTCGGCCTGTCGGGCTGTGACTGGGTGCTGCTGGATTCGAAGGGCATGGTCGGGCTCGCCCAGCGCGACCTGATCCTGATCTGCATCGGCCTGATGCTGATCGTGGTGATACCGGCCATCGTGCTGACCTTCGTGTTCGCGTGGCGCTACCGCGCCGGCAACACCAAAGCGAAATACATGCCTGACTGGTCGCACTCCACCAAGGTGGAGATCGTGGTCTGGGGCGTGCCGCTGATCATCATCGCGGTGCTGGCGGTGATCGTGTGGAAGTCGACCCACGAGCTGGACCCGTACAAGCCGCTGGACGTGGCCGGTGAGCCGCTGCACGTGGACGTGATCGCCACCGACTGGAAGTGGGTGTTCGTGTACCCGGACCTGGGCATCGCCACCGTCAACCAGCTCAACTTCCCGGCCAACCGCCCGCTGGCATTCAACATCACCTCCAACTCGACGATGAATACCTTCTTCATCCCGCAGCTGGGGGGGCAGATCTACGCGATGGCCGGCATGCGCACGCAGCTGCACCTGATCGCCAACGAGCCCGGCCAGTTCCGTGGCATGTCCGGCAACTACAGCGGGCATGGCTTCTCGAACATGAAGTTCATCGCCACCGCCAGCAGCAACGAAGACTTCGAGCGCTGGGTGGCCGAGGTGCGCAGCGCGCCGGACGCGCTCAGCTTCACGCAGTTCAAGGCGCTGGCCGCACCGTCGAAGAACGCACCGGTGCAGCACTTCTCCAGTGTTGAACCGCTGCTGTTCAAGAAGGTCATCGACCAGTTCATCGGCGTCGGTGAGAACACCGCTGCTGCTACCCCGGCGGGCGCTGCCGGCGGTGCCCAGGTTTCCCAGGAGTAA
- a CDS encoding PLP-dependent aminotransferase family protein: protein MTPPAAGRRLKHPNRTWVRPFREGAGPLYLQIAQQVREAVDDGVLRPGDRLPPQRDLAQQVGVDLTTVTRAFAELRQAGLLDAQGAGGTFIALSAGNRSTSVDLSMNIPPLLGSAPFAQGMEAGFQHVGQQLGQGELMSYHVGAGTREDRAAAVQWLAPMLGTVGADQVVICPGAQTALCALILARTQPGELIAAEQLTYPGLLAAARVLQRGVVPVAMDAEGMLPEALEEACQLRRPRLLYLVPTIQNPTTATMSAQRRQALLAVAKRHDLTVIEDDPYWLLAGDAAPPLAAHRDAVCPVYYISTLSKCLAPGLRTAYLVVPAGEPMEPVLDALRAIALMPTQSMVAVASQWIRSGQAQDMVQRFQQELRERQAIAAQYLPSRAQAHPAGLHVWLPLPPRLDQYRLIQAAQEQGLGIASSDAFSVEEPPPGNAIRLSLGGAVDQGALAGALAKLNEILSEAPEARHNAIV from the coding sequence ATGACGCCACCTGCCGCCGGCCGCCGCCTGAAACACCCCAATCGCACCTGGGTTCGCCCCTTTCGCGAGGGCGCCGGCCCGCTATACCTGCAGATTGCCCAGCAGGTGCGCGAGGCGGTGGATGACGGCGTGCTGCGCCCCGGCGACCGGCTGCCGCCGCAGCGCGACCTGGCCCAGCAGGTGGGCGTGGACCTGACCACCGTCACCCGTGCCTTCGCCGAGCTGCGCCAGGCCGGCCTGCTCGATGCGCAGGGCGCCGGTGGCACCTTCATCGCGCTGTCAGCCGGCAACCGCAGCACCTCGGTAGACCTGAGCATGAACATCCCGCCGCTGCTGGGCAGCGCGCCGTTCGCACAGGGCATGGAGGCGGGCTTCCAGCACGTGGGCCAGCAGCTGGGCCAGGGCGAACTGATGAGCTACCACGTCGGCGCCGGCACCCGTGAGGACCGCGCCGCCGCGGTGCAGTGGCTGGCGCCGATGCTGGGCACGGTGGGCGCCGACCAGGTGGTGATCTGCCCCGGCGCGCAGACCGCGCTGTGTGCGCTGATCCTGGCCCGTACCCAGCCAGGCGAGCTGATCGCCGCCGAGCAGCTGACCTACCCGGGCCTGCTGGCCGCCGCGCGCGTGCTGCAGCGGGGGGTGGTGCCGGTGGCGATGGACGCCGAGGGCATGCTGCCGGAGGCGCTCGAGGAGGCCTGCCAGCTGCGTCGCCCACGCCTGCTATACCTGGTGCCGACCATCCAGAACCCGACCACGGCGACGATGTCGGCGCAGCGCCGGCAGGCCCTGCTGGCGGTTGCGAAGCGCCACGATCTGACCGTGATCGAAGACGATCCCTACTGGTTGCTGGCCGGTGACGCCGCGCCACCGCTGGCCGCCCACCGCGACGCCGTCTGCCCGGTCTACTACATCTCCACCCTGTCCAAGTGCCTGGCGCCGGGCCTGCGCACCGCCTACCTGGTGGTGCCGGCCGGCGAGCCGATGGAACCGGTGCTGGATGCGCTGCGCGCAATCGCGCTGATGCCGACCCAGTCGATGGTGGCGGTGGCGTCGCAGTGGATTCGCAGCGGCCAGGCCCAGGACATGGTGCAGCGCTTCCAGCAGGAACTGCGCGAGCGCCAGGCGATTGCCGCGCAGTACCTGCCGTCCCGCGCCCAGGCGCATCCGGCCGGCCTGCATGTGTGGCTGCCGCTGCCACCACGGCTGGACCAGTACCGGCTGATCCAGGCCGCCCAGGAACAGGGCCTGGGCATCGCCAGCTCGGATGCCTTCAGCGTGGAAGAGCCGCCGCCGGGCAACGCGATCCGCCTGTCGCTGGGAGGCGCAGTCGACCAGGGCGCGCTGGCCGGGGCGCTGGCCAAGCTGAACGAGATCCTGTCCGAAGCCCCCGAGGCCCGGCACAACGCCATCGTCTGA
- a CDS encoding DUF6436 domain-containing protein, with amino-acid sequence MGAAAPRRRWLLPTMIALACLFMAGVAAALWQYFGYSAQSTFTEQAIVFDDSQLRLPADLAGDTGRIRVVHFWDPACGVCNRETGAHLSYLISMYRRAGIDFYAIRRPGTQGELPEPLRNKVINLPTIDGIEHIPASPAVAIWDRRGHLAYAGPYSIGMVCNSANSFVEPLLDRLVRGETVRPKGLLAVGCYCPWQAKR; translated from the coding sequence ATGGGCGCAGCCGCGCCGCGTCGCCGCTGGCTGCTGCCGACGATGATCGCCCTCGCCTGCCTGTTCATGGCCGGCGTGGCGGCTGCGCTGTGGCAGTACTTCGGCTACAGCGCACAGTCCACGTTCACCGAACAGGCCATCGTCTTCGATGATTCGCAGCTGCGCCTGCCGGCCGATCTGGCCGGAGATACCGGCCGCATCCGCGTGGTGCATTTCTGGGACCCGGCCTGCGGCGTGTGCAACCGCGAGACCGGTGCGCACCTGAGCTACCTGATCAGCATGTACCGCCGAGCCGGCATCGACTTCTATGCGATCCGCCGCCCGGGTACCCAGGGCGAGCTGCCCGAGCCGCTGCGCAACAAGGTGATCAACCTGCCGACCATCGACGGCATCGAGCACATTCCGGCCAGCCCTGCAGTGGCGATCTGGGACCGCCGGGGCCACCTCGCCTATGCGGGGCCGTACAGCATCGGCATGGTCTGCAACTCGGCCAACAGCTTTGTCGAACCGCTGCTGGACAGACTGGTGCGCGGCGAGACCGTGCGCCCGAAGGGACTGCTTGCCGTGGGCTGCTACTGCCCCTGGCAGGCCAAGCGCTGA